In Betaproteobacteria bacterium, the sequence GATTTGGTACGCCCCATCCTGATTTCATCAACCATGGCGCATGACACCTTCCTCCGCGACTGGGTGCTAAAAGGCGAAAACAATGTCGCGGAAATGTCACGTTTCCTGGCCGAGGTCAAACAACGAAACGGGGCCTTCAGCAGCTTTTTTGTCTCGGACAAAAGCAGGATTTACTACACCGGCAACGGCATATTGAAGCGCGTCACCAAAGACGAAGCACGGGATGCCTGGTATTTCCGGGTTCGCAACCTGGAGGAAGGCTACGAGATCAATGTCGATACTGATATGGCCAATCTCGACGCACTAACCATCTTCGTTAACTACCGCGTATCGGATTTCAACGGCCAATATATCGGCGTCACCGGCATCGGCCTGACCGTGGATGCCGTGCGAAACCTGATTACGGAATACCAGAAGCGTTTCCGGCGCACTATTTATTTTGTTGATCAGCGGGGACAGGTGGTCGTTTTTGGCAACCAGACAGGCATTCAGAGCGAATTACGTAGCCGGGCCGGCCTCGGGCCGCAGATCGACCACATCTTACAGGCGCGCTCCGGCACCTATCAGTTTACCGATGGCGACAGCCATGTGCTCAATGTCAATTACCTGCCCGAACTGAAGTGGTACCTGTTCGTCGAACAAAACGAGGATGTGGCACTAGCCGGCATTCGCCAGACGCTCTATATCAACCTCGCGATCAGTCTCGTGGTCACGTTGGTTGTCATTTTCCTGACCTATCTCAGCCTGGGTCGTTATCAGCGCAAGATTGAGGAAATGGCCTCGACGGACAAATTGACCGGCCTCCTCAACCGCCACGCCTTCGGTATCCTGATCGACAAGCTGATTGCCTCCTATCGCCGCGCTCCGCAGCCGATTACCGTGCTGCTCGCCGATATCGATCATTTCAAGCACATCAACGACCAGTTCGGACATCGGGTCGGCGACATCGTGTTGGCCGGGGTGGCCAAACTACTCCAGGAAAACCTGCGCAAGGCCGATTTTGCCGTGCGCTGGGGCGGTGAGGAGTTTCTGGTGATATTGCGCGGCTGCACGATGGCCGAAGGCTTGGTAGTCGCCGAAAAAATTCGCAGCGAGATCGCCGAAAAGCAGATTTACGAGGCAGAACCGACGCTCCGCGTCACCATCAGCGTCGGCGTCAGTAATTTCGACGATAGCGAACCGATCGACCAGACCGTCAATCGCGCTGACATGGCGCTCTATATGGCCAAGGAGCGTGGTCGTAATCGCGTATG encodes:
- a CDS encoding GGDEF domain-containing protein — encoded protein: MIRHAHITDRRHLLLLLSVVLSAGFFATTLFGYFVSKAAIRSAIIGQDLPLTASNIYSEIQKDLVRPILISSTMAHDTFLRDWVLKGENNVAEMSRFLAEVKQRNGAFSSFFVSDKSRIYYTGNGILKRVTKDEARDAWYFRVRNLEEGYEINVDTDMANLDALTIFVNYRVSDFNGQYIGVTGIGLTVDAVRNLITEYQKRFRRTIYFVDQRGQVVVFGNQTGIQSELRSRAGLGPQIDHILQARSGTYQFTDGDSHVLNVNYLPELKWYLFVEQNEDVALAGIRQTLYINLAISLVVTLVVIFLTYLSLGRYQRKIEEMASTDKLTGLLNRHAFGILIDKLIASYRRAPQPITVLLADIDHFKHINDQFGHRVGDIVLAGVAKLLQENLRKADFAVRWGGEEFLVILRGCTMAEGLVVAEKIRSEIAEKQIYEAEPTLRVTISVGVSNFDDSEPIDQTVNRADMALYMAKERGRNRVCQVEENKP